GGTGAGCCTCTGAGTGGGTCTTTCCTGCCTTCCGTCGCTTCTTTTTACGATGTCCGTGCGCAGATCTCGGTTCTTTATGGGAGGAGAAGACTCCGTTCTTTATGGGAAGGGTTCTTCGTTAAGAGCGCCTAAACGTTTCTCGGGGTTTCTTTCTCGTCGCCGTGCGATTGCTTTGGCGACCGTGCGAGGGGATTAGAAAGGGAAGGCACGGTCCCGGGTTCTTGGATTCTTTGATTGTTGGATCTTGCCAATGATTTCTTGCTTGGTCGCGCTGGTTTCTTTCGTTTTCTCTTCACGTCGCATTTTCGCTCTCCCCCTTCCGTCTTTTCGCTTTTGCCTTTCCGTCTGCTCTCTCGCTACTGCCTTCCCTCTTCGATTCTTCTGGCGACCACGACCTTCGAGCTGCTGCCTTCCCTCTTCGAGTCTTCCGGCAACCACGACCTTCGAGCTGCTGCCTTCCCTCTTCGAGTGCGTCTGCTTGTAGCTTAACGGAACCTGAGCAAGGAGCAACAAAAGATAGTAAGTTTGACAAAAAATGATTGCACGTCAAAGATAACGAAGAGAAGGAGTTGGTATCAAAATGATGAGAAGTTGGGGGAGCAGATGCCCAACAGATATCATATCCTTCGTCATAAGAAAGGGTTGGATTCTTCATTAAGTGAAGCCTTAGGGGTGAACAGGCGATTGGAGTCCTGAGGGCCAAGGCCGCCAAAGGGCCTATCGCATGCTTCTGTAGAGAGTAAGTTGAAACCTATGACCTCTAGTGGCTGGTGCCAGAACAAAGGCATCTTGCAAGCAGTGGGGGAGTGGAGGTATGGCTGGTTCTGCTATGGTAGCCTAGACTTCTCTAATGCTTGACAAAGCTGGTGTGAGAAGACGAGAGAGCCTAGGGATGGAAAGGAATCTGATCGGCGATGACGACGTTCGGCGGCTCGGCCTTCCGTCTTTCCAACTGCTCTCTCTTCCTGTCTGCTCTATCTCTTCCcgtcttccctcttccgtcgACCAGACGAGACGACCAAAGGACCAGACTGCAACTGCCTCCATGTAATGCAACCTCCAAGCGAGAGCATCTATATCAGGTATAGTGCCTTGCCATTGTTTCATTTTCGGAAGTCCTCCAGTGTTTGCTTTTCTCTCCCAGTTTTCAATGCATTCAGAGTTTATAGTTATTTGATTAGTTGCATGGAGCACAGATTAGCTTGGAGGCTTAATCTAACGAAGACTTAATCTAACGATGACTTTCATTACTTTGAAACCCCTATATTTTCATCACACTTAGTGAGTTTCAATGCCttttaaattgaagaaaatgctGTTATTTGTGCTTTTTATCATCTTGTTCAATTAGCCTTTCATATAGAAGTCCATTTGTATGATGACAATTGTGGGTTGAGTTTATGTTTTTTCTCCTCATTATGTGGATTTGGGATTTTGCTTTGTGCAGGGCATGAAATGGCATTTCGCCCTTCTGTTGAGTTTATTCCTACAAAGGAAGAGATAAATTCTTATGAGCTCATGTTTGAGGAGGACCTTCCAAAATTTATTCCAAGAGGGTATGCTTATACATCTTTTTGTGAACATCATATATGACAAGTGATGAGTACTTTTTGTGGTTAATGTTGATTTTTAgcattcttcattttctcattgtttGTGTTGGCAGATATGAGTTCCTTAGAGAGGTTCCTGTTTACATGAATCTCAAAGAATGTTTTGAACGTTGTCTTGACTTTTACTTGTGCCCAAGGACTCGAAAAAAGAGGGTTGGTTTGGACATATACTGCACcatcaaacatattttttatgtttgtcatCTCAAGACTAAAAGCTTTTGTAATGATTATTTGCTGTTTCTGCCTTCTACAGCTTAACATTGATCCTGAAGATTTAAAGCCTAAGtttccaaacaagaaaaacctGCAACCATACCCGACAACTTGTTTTCTGGAGTACAAGGGCCACACAGGGCCTGTTACATCAATTTCTATTGAATCATCTGGTCAATTGATTGCTTCTGGTATGAAACacagttttcttttctatagTTGTAAGATAAATTATCATCTTGAACACATAAATTATCATCATCTTGAACACTTACCGTCAATTGTTTCATTCTCATGTTTGAAGGTTCAATTGATGGAACTGTGCGTATCTGGGAGATTGAAACCGGTAGATGTCTGAGAGACTGGAAATTTGATGAGCCAATCCTGCATGTTGCATGGAATCCAATTTCTGAACTTCCTATCTTGGCTGTTGCTGTGttagtgaaattttttatttattagatGTTCAATTGCATTAATCCACTTAGTTCTGAACCTATTCTTGCTTCAAGGGACAAGATGTGGTTCTTTTGAATGCAAGTCTTGGAAATGCTGAGGATGAAGAGAAGGTTAAAGACCTGCTTGTTTCAGCACCAGTTGAGATAGATGAATCAAGTGAGCTACTGATGCTGTATCTGTTAAT
Above is a window of Nymphaea colorata isolate Beijing-Zhang1983 chromosome 8, ASM883128v2, whole genome shotgun sequence DNA encoding:
- the LOC116258578 gene encoding ribosome biogenesis protein BOP1 homolog, which produces CNLQARASISGHEMAFRPSVEFIPTKEEINSYELMFEEDLPKFIPRGYEFLREVPVYMNLKECFERCLDFYLCPRTRKKRLNIDPEDLKPKFPNKKNLQPYPTTCFLEYKGHTGPVTSISIESSGQLIASGSIDGTVRIWEIETGRCLRDWKFDEPILHVAWNPISELPILAVAGQDVVLLNASLGNAEDEEKVKDLLVSAPVEIDESSELLMLYLLILPTHACWSLLLPICSNYSKDINHVAFHRSYPLFASCSNDCSAYVFHGMVYSDLNENPCIVALEILEGHESANGRGVLDCKFHPRQPWLFTAGADSIIKLFCH